A part of Botrytis cinerea B05.10 chromosome 2, complete sequence genomic DNA contains:
- the Bcara1 gene encoding Bcara1 — translation MFSRILLPIFGLLSLVAAYANPGACSGNCYAHDPALIQRSSDGTWFKFNTGNGIGIWKATALAGPWTYVGDALSGSSINLSGNTDLWAPDVHLVGSTYYMYYAVSTFGTQNSAIGVATSSTMEVGSWTDHGATGVASSAGKLYNAIDPNLILVGSTYYLNFGSFWDDIYQVAMASTPTKAGGSASYNLAYNSTGTHSEEGSYMFYYSGYYYLLISSGICCGYDTSKPAQGAEYKIIMGRSTTATGNFVDKNGKALSAGGGTTLLASHGNVYGPGGQGVYLSSSGPLLYYHYANPTIGIADADYLFGYNYLTFSDGWPSV, via the exons ATGTTTTCTCGGATCCTCCTCCCGATTTTCGGGCTTCTCAGTCTCGTTGCTGCATATGCAAATCCAGGTGCTTGTTCTGGTAATTGCTATGCTCATGATCCTGCTCTGATCCAACGTTCAAGTGATGGAACTTGGTTCAAGTTCAATACGGGAAATGgtattggaatttggaaagcGACTGCACTGGCTGGTCCTTGGACTTATGTCGGTGATGCTTTGAGTGGAAGTAGTATTAACCTCTCTGGAAATACTGATCTTTGG GCACCTGATGTGCATCTCGTGGGCTCAACTTACTACATGTACTATGCGGTTTCAACATTCGGCACTCAAAACTCAGCAATTGGAGTTGCAACCTCCAGCACCATGGAAGTAGGATCATGGACCGATCATGGTGCTACTGGTGTTGCATCCTCAGCCGGCAAACTTTACAATGCTATTGATCCTAACCTCATCTTGGTCGGCAGTACCTATTA TCTCAACTTCGGTTCCTTCTGGGACGACATCTACCAAGTAGCCATGGCATCCACCCCCACCAAAGCCGGCGGCTCCGCTTCCTACAACCTCGCCTACAACTCCACCGGTACCCATTCCGAAGAAGGCTCCTACATGTTCTATTATTCCGGGTACTActatctcctcatctcctccGGAATCTGTTGCGGTTACGACACCTCCAAGCCAGCACAAGGTGCCGAATACAAAATCATCATGGGAAGAAGCACAACTGCGACGGGCAATTTTGTGGATAAGAACGGAAAGGCTTTGTCGGCCGGTGGCGGAACTACTTTGTTGGCTAGTCATGGGAATGTGTATGGACCGGGTGGACA GGGCGtctatctctcctcttccGGCCCACTCCTCTACTACCACTACGCGAACCCAACTATCGGTATCGCAGATGCCGATTATCTATTCGGATACAATTATCTCACCTTTTCCGATGGGTGGCCTTCTGTCTAG